A window from Lachnoanaerobaculum umeaense encodes these proteins:
- a CDS encoding TfoX/Sxy family protein: protein MNEFNEFVREIFSAAGDIVIRSMMGGYLIYFNGKLIGDICDNELFLKRTPTSDKLLADSELHYPYEGSKTLMYAFDRFEDMDLITELLKGMYAELPEKKPKKAK from the coding sequence ATGAATTTGTTCGTGAGATTTTTTCCGCAGCAGGTGATATTGTCATAAGATCCATGATGGGCGGATACCTTATATATTTTAACGGTAAGCTGATAGGTGACATTTGCGATAATGAACTATTTTTAAAGAGAACGCCGACATCGGACAAACTTCTTGCAGACTCAGAATTGCATTATCCGTATGAGGGTTCAAAGACATTGATGTATGCATTCGACAGATTTGAGGATATGGATTTGATTACTGAACTACTGAAAGGTATGTATGCGGAACTGCCAGAAAAGAAACCCAAGAAAGCTAAATGA
- a CDS encoding type II toxin-antitoxin system RelE/ParE family toxin: protein MTNGFVKKTNKTPREEIKLAKDRRKDYIERISGK, encoded by the coding sequence CTGACAAATGGATTTGTTAAGAAAACAAATAAAACTCCAAGAGAAGAAATAAAACTTGCGAAAGATAGAAGAAAAGATTACATAGAAAGGATAAGTGGAAAATGA
- a CDS encoding helix-turn-helix domain-containing protein — MKTFDDMLNEQLEDINFRKEYEDIQPEMDVIRAIVDARTAQNLTQKELSKITGINQAGISKLENGTRNPTVSLLKRLAKGMGMELRIQFIPKNNISG; from the coding sequence ATGAAGACATTTGATGATATGTTGAATGAACAGCTTGAAGATATAAATTTCAGAAAAGAATACGAAGATATACAACCGGAAATGGATGTTATAAGGGCTATCGTTGATGCCAGAACGGCACAAAACCTCACACAAAAAGAACTTTCAAAAATAACAGGAATAAATCAGGCGGGTATAAGTAAATTGGAAAACGGTACAAGGAATCCAACTGTAAGCCTTTTGAAAAGATTGGCTAAAGGAATGGGAATGGAACTTAGGATACAATTTATTCCTAAAAATAATATTTCGGGGTAG
- the lgt gene encoding prolipoprotein diacylglyceryl transferase, whose protein sequence is MDVAFPHLGIYIKHLVNHIDVFGFRIAFYGIIIGLGMLAGINIACADAKRRGQNPDLYLDFAMYAIVLSIIGARIYYVVFEWDMYKDDLLQIFNLRGGGLAIYGGVIAAVITLTVYCKVKKQSFFSMADTGVLGLILGQAIGRWGNFFNAEAFGGYTDSLFALRYKLDIVGAGMLNDDVLSHAMEIDGVKYIQVHPTFLYESCWNLIVLAFMLWYRKRKKFDGEVFFIYLGGYGLGRMIIESLRTDSLLLPNTNIAVSQLLAGLCFVVSIVCIIVGRKRVKNATK, encoded by the coding sequence ATGGACGTTGCTTTTCCACATTTAGGGATTTATATAAAACATTTGGTAAATCATATTGATGTATTCGGATTTAGGATTGCATTTTATGGAATAATAATAGGGCTTGGAATGCTTGCAGGAATAAATATTGCCTGTGCAGATGCAAAAAGAAGAGGACAAAATCCCGATCTTTATCTGGACTTTGCAATGTATGCAATAGTGCTTTCGATAATAGGTGCGAGAATCTACTATGTAGTATTTGAATGGGATATGTATAAAGACGACCTGCTTCAAATATTCAATCTGCGTGGTGGCGGACTTGCAATATACGGTGGTGTAATAGCCGCAGTAATTACACTTACAGTATACTGTAAAGTAAAAAAACAGTCGTTTTTTTCAATGGCTGATACCGGGGTATTGGGACTTATACTAGGACAGGCTATAGGAAGATGGGGTAATTTTTTCAATGCCGAGGCTTTTGGAGGATATACAGATTCACTCTTTGCACTGAGATATAAACTGGATATAGTAGGTGCCGGAATGTTAAATGACGATGTATTAAGTCATGCTATGGAGATTGACGGAGTAAAGTATATCCAGGTTCATCCTACATTCCTTTATGAGAGCTGTTGGAATTTGATTGTACTTGCTTTCATGCTGTGGTACAGAAAGAGAAAGAAATTTGACGGAGAGGTCTTTTTTATCTATCTTGGCGGATACGGTCTTGGAAGAATGATAATAGAAAGTCTTAGAACAGACAGCCTGCTTTTGCCAAACACCAATATTGCTGTATCACAATTATTGGCAGGACTTTGTTTTGTGGTTTCTATAGTGTGTATAATAGTTGGAAGAAAGAGAGTAAAGAATGCGACTAAATAA
- a CDS encoding pseudouridine synthase: MRLNKFLASIGVCSRREADKAIEAGRVMINGQVVELGATVGDEDLVSFDGRYIGMGKDVEKIKPIIIAFNKPEGLVCTTSDNDGAMNVVDYIGMKERIYPVGRLDKDSSGLLLLTNQGSLTNSLLRAANYHEKEYIVKVNKDIDDAFINKMANGIYLYELKTKTRKCKVKKLNKNTFSIVLTQGLNRQIRRMCLACGMKVQKLNRVRIVNIKLDGLAIGDYRNLSDEEVKKLYKELGIRENG, from the coding sequence ATGCGACTAAATAAGTTTCTGGCAAGTATAGGTGTCTGCTCCAGAAGAGAAGCGGACAAAGCTATAGAAGCCGGCAGAGTTATGATAAACGGACAGGTGGTAGAGCTTGGAGCCACAGTGGGTGATGAGGACCTTGTAAGCTTTGACGGCAGATATATAGGTATGGGCAAGGATGTAGAGAAGATAAAGCCTATAATAATAGCATTTAACAAGCCTGAAGGCTTAGTATGTACTACCTCCGATAATGACGGTGCTATGAATGTAGTGGACTATATAGGAATGAAGGAGAGAATATATCCTGTTGGAAGACTTGATAAGGATTCCAGCGGATTATTGCTTTTGACAAATCAGGGAAGTCTTACAAATTCCCTGCTGAGAGCCGCAAACTATCATGAAAAAGAGTATATAGTAAAAGTTAATAAGGATATAGATGATGCCTTTATCAATAAAATGGCAAATGGTATATATCTGTATGAGTTAAAGACCAAGACAAGAAAATGCAAGGTAAAAAAGCTGAATAAAAATACTTTCAGTATTGTTTTGACTCAAGGGTTAAACAGACAGATAAGACGAATGTGTCTTGCCTGCGGTATGAAGGTTCAAAAGCTGAACAGAGTAAGAATAGTAAATATAAAGCTTGACGGACTTGCAATAGGTGATTACAGAAACCTAAGTGATGAAGAAGTAAAGAAATTATACAAGGAACTTGGGATAAGGGAAAATGGATAA
- the ligA gene encoding NAD-dependent DNA ligase LigA: MDKKKRIKELVEILNKAAKSYYVDAVEIMPNIEYDKLYDELLELEKETNVVLSNSPTQNVGYEIAGELPKKAHESPMLSLDKTKSVEDLREWLGENKALLSWKMDGLTIVLTYRDGELAEAVTRGNGTIGEVITNNAKNFQNIPLKIEFKGELILRGEAIIKYSDFKRINDAIEDATAKYKNPRNLCSGSVRQLNPAITKSRMVYCNIFNVVKADGIDFENSKAKQFEWAKNEGFDVVEYKFTDSKSIADDIAEFESKIESNDIPSDGLVLLLDDIALGERLGSTSKFPRNAMAFKWSDERQVTKLKYIEWSLSRTGLINPVAVFEPVELEGTTVSRASLHNVSIFEDLMLGVGDEISVYKANMIIPQVYENLTKSNTEKVPDTCPACGSHASIKQDNESKVLLCTNPDCQIKHIKQYALMASRDALNIDGLSESTLEKFLSKGFIKNDSDIFKLDRYKDEIVNMEGFGRRSYEKLMAALEEAKHTNVARFLYSLGINGIGSANAKMIAKYFDNDIDKIITAGKDDLLEIEGIGEVLANSIVDFFKDSKNIENVKSLREVLIFEVEESAGSDSFAGKVFVITGSLEHFTNRNELKELIEKNGGKVSGSVSSKTNFLINNDTTSNSSKNKKAKELGVEIISEEDFLKLLEE; the protein is encoded by the coding sequence ATGGATAAGAAAAAGAGAATTAAGGAACTGGTTGAAATACTTAATAAGGCCGCAAAAAGCTACTATGTGGATGCAGTTGAGATAATGCCAAATATAGAATATGACAAACTCTATGATGAGCTTTTAGAATTAGAAAAAGAAACAAATGTGGTTTTATCTAATTCGCCCACTCAGAATGTAGGATATGAAATAGCAGGTGAACTTCCAAAGAAAGCTCATGAAAGCCCTATGCTTTCACTGGATAAGACTAAAAGTGTGGAAGATCTTAGAGAATGGCTTGGTGAAAACAAGGCATTACTCTCATGGAAGATGGACGGACTTACTATAGTATTGACCTACAGAGATGGTGAACTGGCAGAAGCCGTTACAAGAGGTAACGGAACTATAGGAGAGGTTATTACAAATAATGCCAAAAACTTCCAAAATATACCTCTAAAGATAGAATTTAAGGGTGAGTTGATACTTAGAGGTGAGGCAATTATAAAATATTCCGACTTTAAGAGAATTAATGATGCTATAGAGGATGCAACTGCCAAGTATAAGAATCCGAGAAATCTTTGCTCAGGTTCTGTAAGACAGCTTAATCCTGCCATTACAAAGTCAAGGATGGTATATTGCAATATTTTCAATGTGGTAAAGGCTGACGGCATAGACTTTGAAAACTCAAAGGCAAAGCAGTTTGAATGGGCAAAAAATGAAGGATTTGATGTAGTGGAATATAAATTTACAGACAGCAAAAGCATTGCAGATGATATAGCCGAGTTTGAGTCAAAGATAGAGAGCAATGATATTCCTTCAGACGGATTGGTACTTTTACTTGATGATATCGCACTTGGAGAAAGACTTGGAAGTACTTCAAAATTCCCAAGAAATGCTATGGCATTTAAATGGAGTGATGAAAGACAGGTAACAAAACTTAAATATATAGAGTGGAGTCTGTCAAGAACAGGACTTATAAATCCGGTGGCTGTATTTGAGCCTGTAGAACTTGAGGGAACTACAGTTTCAAGAGCCAGCCTTCACAATGTAAGTATATTTGAAGATTTGATGCTTGGAGTGGGTGATGAAATATCTGTATACAAGGCAAATATGATAATTCCGCAGGTATATGAGAATCTCACAAAATCAAATACTGAAAAAGTTCCGGATACCTGTCCGGCATGTGGAAGCCACGCAAGTATAAAACAGGACAATGAGTCCAAGGTACTTTTATGTACAAACCCTGACTGTCAGATAAAGCATATAAAACAGTATGCTCTTATGGCATCCAGAGATGCATTAAATATCGACGGACTTTCAGAGTCCACATTGGAGAAATTCCTCTCAAAGGGCTTTATAAAAAATGACAGTGATATATTTAAGCTGGATAGATATAAAGATGAGATTGTAAATATGGAGGGCTTTGGAAGGAGAAGCTATGAGAAGCTTATGGCGGCACTTGAAGAAGCAAAACATACAAATGTGGCAAGATTTTTATATTCACTTGGAATAAACGGAATAGGAAGTGCCAATGCCAAGATGATTGCAAAGTATTTTGACAATGACATTGACAAAATTATTACTGCCGGAAAAGATGATCTGCTTGAAATAGAGGGAATAGGTGAAGTACTGGCAAATTCGATTGTTGATTTTTTTAAGGATTCTAAGAATATAGAAAATGTAAAGAGCCTTAGAGAAGTCCTTATATTTGAAGTGGAAGAGTCTGCGGGAAGTGATTCATTTGCCGGAAAAGTATTTGTTATCACAGGCTCGCTGGAACATTTTACAAATAGAAATGAGTTGAAAGAACTTATAGAAAAGAATGGAGGAAAGGTATCGGGAAGCGTATCAAGCAAGACAAATTTCTTGATAAATAATGATACCACATCAAATTCTTCTAAAAATAAAAAGGCTAAAGAACTTGGAGTTGAGATAATCTCGGAGGAGGATTTTTTAAAACTTTTAGAAGAATAA
- the metA gene encoding homoserine O-acetyltransferase MetA, whose amino-acid sequence MPIKIQKGLPAKEILESENIFVMDEDRAISQDIRPLQILILNLMPIKEDTETQILRALSNSPLQVDCSFLMMKSHQSKNTSQSHLNKFYTFFEDIKNDKYDGMIITGAPVELMDYEEVNYWSELCEIMEWSKTHVTSTLHICWAAQAGLYYHFGIPKYERKEKLAGVFVHEILKKKVPLVRSMDDFVNCPHSRNTEVKLEDVLKHRELQVLAKSEDAGVLLVLNEYGNGSQIFIQGHPEYDRMTLSNEYHRDVAKGLHPALPKNYFIDNDPFSRPILNWRNFSNTLYGNWLNFYVYQNTPYVLSDNFDWVI is encoded by the coding sequence ATGCCAATAAAAATACAAAAAGGACTGCCGGCAAAAGAGATACTTGAATCTGAGAATATATTTGTGATGGATGAGGATAGGGCTATTTCCCAGGATATCAGACCATTGCAGATTTTGATATTAAACTTGATGCCTATAAAAGAAGATACAGAGACACAGATTCTTAGAGCATTATCAAATAGCCCATTGCAGGTAGACTGTTCATTTTTGATGATGAAAAGTCATCAGTCAAAGAATACAAGCCAAAGTCATCTAAATAAATTTTATACCTTTTTTGAAGATATAAAAAATGATAAATATGATGGTATGATAATAACAGGTGCCCCTGTAGAACTTATGGATTATGAAGAGGTGAATTACTGGAGTGAGCTTTGTGAAATAATGGAATGGTCAAAGACCCATGTAACATCTACTTTACATATCTGTTGGGCTGCACAGGCAGGGCTTTATTATCATTTTGGAATACCCAAATATGAGAGAAAAGAAAAGCTGGCAGGAGTGTTCGTACACGAGATTTTAAAGAAAAAAGTGCCATTAGTCAGAAGTATGGATGATTTTGTAAACTGTCCACATTCAAGAAATACTGAGGTAAAACTGGAGGATGTATTAAAGCATCGTGAGCTTCAGGTCTTAGCTAAGTCTGAAGATGCAGGTGTTCTACTGGTTTTAAATGAATATGGAAATGGTTCACAGATATTTATACAGGGTCATCCGGAATATGACAGAATGACTCTTAGCAATGAGTATCACAGAGATGTGGCAAAGGGATTACATCCTGCTTTGCCAAAGAATTATTTTATTGATAATGATCCGTTCTCAAGACCTATATTGAATTGGAGGAATTTCTCAAATACATTATATGGAAATTGGTTGAACTTCTATGTATACCAGAATACACCATATGTTCTGTCCGATAATTTTGATTGGGTGATTTAG
- a CDS encoding lactonase family protein, with the protein MSGKFVAYVGSYSYTGKAKGITIYDVDTQKGCFVKKDEVDVDNSSYVIKSRNQKTLYSIADEGIVSFRILPDGGLERLNSVKINGMRGCHLSTDINDKFIFVSGYHDGKITVLKLHPDGRVGKIVDEVYHKGLGSIAERNFRPHVSCTRTTPDGHFVMAADLGIDQVKIYHFDNNDERLALVDMIPCDINSAPRFFEFSKDGKFLYLMYEMKNVVDVFTYEAKPGCRMPVVEKIQTVPTTGHNKLSELTAATTLTLNADEKFLFTTNAGDNSVCLYERDAETGLLKEKMCLPISGDYPKDVAIFPDNQHIASINHESGSITFFKIDYSTGLIVMCANIVKVNQPNCCVIVEV; encoded by the coding sequence ATGAGTGGAAAGTTTGTTGCTTATGTAGGTTCTTATTCTTATACCGGAAAAGCAAAGGGAATAACTATATATGACGTGGATACCCAAAAGGGATGTTTTGTAAAAAAAGATGAAGTGGATGTAGACAACTCTTCCTATGTTATCAAGTCGAGAAACCAGAAGACATTGTATTCGATTGCTGATGAGGGGATAGTTTCTTTTAGAATATTACCTGATGGTGGGCTGGAAAGATTGAACTCTGTAAAGATAAATGGAATGAGGGGATGCCATCTTTCCACAGATATAAATGACAAGTTTATCTTTGTATCCGGATATCATGATGGAAAAATTACAGTTTTGAAGTTACATCCGGATGGAAGAGTTGGAAAGATAGTAGATGAGGTTTATCACAAGGGACTTGGTTCTATAGCTGAGAGAAATTTCAGACCACATGTAAGCTGTACAAGAACAACTCCTGATGGACATTTTGTTATGGCAGCAGATCTTGGAATAGACCAGGTGAAGATATATCACTTTGATAATAATGATGAGAGACTTGCACTTGTAGATATGATTCCATGTGATATAAACTCTGCACCAAGATTTTTCGAATTTTCTAAGGATGGGAAGTTTTTATATCTAATGTATGAGATGAAGAATGTGGTGGATGTTTTCACCTATGAGGCTAAGCCCGGATGTAGAATGCCGGTAGTTGAAAAAATTCAAACTGTTCCTACAACCGGACATAATAAGCTTTCAGAGTTAACAGCAGCAACTACATTGACACTTAATGCTGATGAGAAGTTCCTGTTCACAACAAATGCCGGTGATAATTCGGTATGCCTATACGAGAGAGATGCCGAGACAGGACTCTTGAAGGAGAAAATGTGCTTGCCTATAAGTGGTGACTATCCAAAAGATGTAGCTATTTTCCCTGATAATCAACATATAGCTTCTATAAATCATGAGAGTGGAAGTATCACATTCTTTAAGATAGATTATTCAACAGGATTGATTGTAATGTGTGCCAATATAGTAAAAGTAAATCAACCAAATTGCTGTGTCATAGTGGAGGTATAA
- the aroC gene encoding chorismate synthase, which translates to MAGSSFGKSFVVTTFGESHGVALGAIVDGVPAGIELSEDDIQKFLDRRKPGQSSITTSRNESDKCRIYSGVFGGKTTGTPIMVMLENQSQRSGDYDELAITYRPGHADFSFDSKYGFRDYRGGGRSSGRETIGRVIGGAIAIKALEMLGIRIQAFTQSIGNVYAGKLNLEECSENDVYMPDNEAAKRAIEIIKEAKSDKDSLGGIIGCIATGVMPGLGEPVFDKLDARLSAAIMSIGAIKGVEFGAGFHVSTLTGSRNNDPFFIDEDDSGLHIRKKSNMSGGILGGISDGSPIIINAAVKPTPSIAREQDTVNALNEEVKLEIKGRHDPVIVPRAVVVVESMVAITLFDMVLENMKSKMDNVLKVYKDSL; encoded by the coding sequence ATGGCAGGTTCAAGTTTTGGAAAAAGCTTTGTAGTTACAACTTTTGGAGAGTCACATGGAGTTGCTTTGGGTGCTATAGTAGACGGAGTACCTGCGGGAATAGAATTAAGTGAGGATGATATACAAAAGTTTTTGGATAGGAGAAAACCGGGACAAAGTAGCATTACTACATCCAGAAATGAAAGCGACAAATGTCGCATTTATTCTGGCGTATTTGGAGGTAAGACTACAGGTACACCGATTATGGTAATGCTTGAAAATCAATCTCAGAGATCAGGGGACTATGATGAATTGGCAATTACCTACAGACCGGGACATGCAGACTTTTCGTTTGATTCAAAATACGGCTTTAGAGATTATCGAGGTGGCGGTAGGAGCTCAGGCAGAGAGACGATTGGCAGAGTAATAGGAGGTGCTATAGCCATAAAGGCACTTGAAATGCTTGGTATCAGGATACAGGCGTTTACTCAAAGTATAGGAAATGTATACGCAGGTAAACTTAATCTTGAGGAATGTAGTGAAAATGATGTATATATGCCGGACAATGAAGCAGCTAAAAGAGCTATAGAAATTATAAAAGAAGCTAAGTCAGATAAGGATTCTCTGGGAGGTATCATAGGTTGTATAGCTACAGGTGTTATGCCGGGACTTGGAGAACCGGTATTTGATAAGCTTGATGCAAGGCTCTCAGCAGCTATTATGAGCATTGGTGCAATAAAGGGAGTGGAGTTTGGAGCCGGATTTCATGTAAGTACATTGACCGGTTCAAGAAATAATGATCCCTTCTTCATAGATGAGGATGATAGTGGGCTTCATATCAGAAAAAAGTCAAATATGTCAGGCGGTATACTGGGTGGAATTAGTGATGGTTCACCGATCATCATCAATGCTGCAGTAAAGCCTACACCGTCAATAGCAAGGGAACAGGATACTGTAAATGCACTCAATGAAGAGGTAAAACTTGAGATAAAGGGTAGGCATGATCCGGTAATAGTGCCAAGAGCAGTGGTCGTGGTGGAGAGCATGGTTGCAATTACTTTATTTGATATGGTTCTTGAGAATATGAAATCCAAAATGGATAATGTACTGAAAGTTTATAAAGATAGTTTGTAA